One genomic segment of Synechocystis sp. LKSZ1 includes these proteins:
- the pheT gene encoding phenylalanine--tRNA ligase subunit beta: MRISVNWLTSLVELTLSPEALAELLTIAGLEVEEIEDRRQWAQGVVVGKVLERAQHPNADKLSVCRVDVGAAEPLQIVCGASNVRADIFVPVALVGTYLPCIDLKLKPTKLRGERSEGMICSLAELGLEKTSAGIHIFTDNNLPPGLDVRPLLGLDDVILDISPTANRADALSMVGVAREVAALTGARLTLPSIPSITVAQANDLKIQVQEPSACPLYIGTVMEGITIAPSPAWLQQRLQAAGVRPINNVVDITNYVLLEWGQPLHAFDRERLQALAGSPDLRLGVRFAQAGESLLTLDEQLRSLTPQNLLITIQDKPVAIAGVMGGAETEVHAQTQNIVLESALFDGVTIRRSSKAQNLRSESSTRYERGVNQCELEQALARAIHLITELAGGQPIQQSQADARPRLASTAITLRLDRLNAILGPVQKDTGLGSLTGEEIERILMDLGCQLTPLSQTPLTWSVLVPSYRQRDIEREIDLIEEVARLYGYDHFVDQLPPQTLAGGLSLAYQRERLVREAFRGVGLTEVVHYSLVKPQGREVVLANPLLAEYSALRTNLLDGLIDALAYNLAQGNGALNGFEIGRIFWQDNQGIQEAEVVAGILGGELFPQGRWQRGGKPAPMTWYEAKGLLEQVFTRLGLSVEYQPDQKDSRLHPGRTASLWLKGQALGYFGQLHPQLRQERDLIEAVYGFELRLDILTAVLMTPQGSIPHFQAYSAYPAVERDLALFAPLDLTVADLTRVMTKAGGKLLAGVELFDDYRGEAVPSGQRSLAFSLAYRLQDRTLTDEDVEPVHNQIRAALKAEFAVTLRS, translated from the coding sequence ATGCGTATCTCGGTCAACTGGCTCACGTCCCTTGTTGAACTGACGCTTTCTCCAGAAGCTTTAGCCGAATTACTAACCATTGCCGGTTTAGAAGTAGAGGAGATAGAAGACCGTCGTCAGTGGGCCCAAGGGGTTGTGGTCGGAAAGGTTCTCGAACGGGCCCAACATCCCAATGCCGATAAGCTGAGCGTCTGTCGAGTCGATGTTGGTGCTGCTGAACCGCTACAGATTGTCTGTGGGGCCAGTAATGTCAGAGCCGATATTTTTGTGCCGGTAGCCCTCGTGGGAACCTATCTTCCCTGTATTGACCTGAAGTTAAAGCCCACCAAGCTCCGAGGAGAACGTTCCGAGGGGATGATTTGTTCTTTAGCGGAACTGGGCTTGGAGAAAACCTCCGCAGGTATTCATATTTTTACTGATAATAATCTCCCGCCAGGCTTGGATGTACGACCCCTGCTGGGCTTGGATGACGTCATTCTAGATATTAGCCCCACGGCCAATCGGGCCGATGCCTTGAGTATGGTCGGGGTGGCCCGAGAAGTAGCGGCCCTGACGGGGGCCCGCTTAACCTTGCCGTCTATCCCGTCAATAACGGTGGCCCAGGCCAATGATCTAAAGATTCAGGTGCAAGAGCCTTCGGCCTGTCCCCTCTACATTGGTACAGTAATGGAGGGGATTACCATTGCGCCGTCTCCTGCGTGGTTACAACAGCGTCTCCAGGCCGCTGGGGTACGGCCGATTAATAATGTGGTTGACATTACCAATTATGTCTTGCTGGAATGGGGCCAACCCCTCCACGCCTTTGACCGGGAGCGTTTACAGGCCCTGGCCGGCAGTCCGGATCTCAGGCTAGGAGTCCGCTTTGCCCAGGCTGGGGAGAGTTTGTTAACCCTTGATGAGCAATTACGTTCCCTGACGCCGCAAAACTTACTGATTACCATCCAGGATAAACCTGTGGCCATTGCTGGGGTGATGGGGGGAGCCGAGACGGAAGTCCACGCCCAAACCCAAAATATTGTTCTAGAGTCGGCCCTGTTTGACGGGGTCACCATTCGCCGTTCTAGTAAGGCCCAGAACCTCCGCAGTGAATCCTCCACCCGTTATGAGCGGGGAGTTAACCAGTGCGAACTAGAGCAGGCCCTAGCACGGGCCATCCATCTCATCACGGAACTGGCCGGAGGCCAACCCATTCAGCAAAGCCAAGCCGATGCCCGGCCCCGTCTTGCCTCAACGGCGATTACCCTACGGTTAGATCGTCTTAATGCCATCCTCGGCCCTGTACAAAAGGATACGGGTCTGGGTTCTCTGACCGGAGAAGAGATTGAGCGGATTCTAATGGATCTGGGCTGTCAACTGACGCCTCTAAGCCAAACCCCCCTAACTTGGTCGGTGCTGGTGCCATCTTACCGCCAGCGAGATATTGAACGAGAAATTGACTTGATTGAAGAGGTGGCCCGACTCTACGGCTATGACCATTTTGTCGATCAACTGCCGCCCCAAACTCTAGCTGGGGGCCTGTCTTTAGCCTATCAACGGGAACGCTTGGTACGAGAGGCCTTTCGCGGGGTTGGGTTGACGGAAGTAGTGCACTATTCCTTGGTTAAGCCCCAGGGCCGGGAGGTGGTTTTAGCCAATCCCCTGTTGGCAGAATACTCGGCCCTGCGCACCAATCTGTTGGACGGCCTAATCGATGCCTTGGCCTACAATCTAGCCCAGGGCAATGGCGCCCTCAATGGCTTTGAAATCGGGCGGATTTTCTGGCAGGATAACCAGGGCATTCAAGAAGCCGAGGTAGTGGCGGGGATTCTGGGGGGAGAATTATTTCCCCAAGGTCGCTGGCAACGGGGAGGAAAACCAGCCCCCATGACTTGGTACGAAGCCAAGGGACTGCTTGAGCAAGTTTTTACCCGTTTAGGCCTGAGCGTAGAATATCAACCCGATCAAAAAGATAGTCGGCTTCATCCCGGCCGCACCGCTTCCCTCTGGCTCAAGGGCCAGGCCTTGGGCTATTTTGGCCAACTCCATCCCCAACTCCGGCAAGAACGAGACCTGATCGAGGCGGTTTATGGCTTTGAACTTCGCTTGGATATTCTCACAGCCGTCCTAATGACTCCCCAAGGCAGTATTCCCCATTTTCAGGCCTATTCTGCCTATCCCGCCGTGGAAAGGGATTTGGCCCTGTTTGCCCCCCTCGACCTGACAGTGGCAGACCTGACTCGGGTGATGACCAAAGCCGGAGGTAAACTTTTAGCCGGCGTCGAACTCTTTGATGATTACCGGGGCGAGGCCGTTCCCTCGGGCCAACGCAGTCTGGCCTTTAGCCTGGCCTATCGTCTCCAGGATCGAACCCTAACCGATGAGGATGTAGAGCCCGTTCACAACCAAATTCGAGCGGCCCTCAAGGCGGAATTCGCTGTTACCCTCCGGAGTTAA
- a CDS encoding serine/threonine-protein kinase, whose protein sequence is MSYCVNPSCPHPKNPNDIQVCQACGGKLRLNGRYQVLGLLGKGGFGATFAAADVGLPGTPICVVKQLRPATDDPNIFRMAKELFEREAQTLGKVGDHPQVPRLLDYFEEDQQFYLVQEYVKGHNLHQEVKKNGPFTEGSVKQFLSELMPVLSYIHSQKVIHRDIKPANLIRRQTDQKLVLIDFGAVKNEVNTILAANTSAQTALTAFAVGTAGFAPPEQMAMRPVYASDIYAVGVTCIYLLTGRTPKDIECNHQTGEMDWERYVTVGESFAKVLKNMLELSVRHRYKTAQQVLDALNIPAYDDGMMQGMITTGFFNPSKTTQDRDETDRAAADPSTAMNTSFRPPGSALSGMSTGIKTRTRTGGHPSPPTQFNLPPRTPERPMAPRAGGLNVGENVNVSIKPNAPKGHSSKRDRRGQDPTAKKEPVTWNSKGVLGAYEKGQRDFSDQDLRGISLPRAFLPGLNCYGSDLTGANLSNANLTNTNFGKAVLQNANFRDADLSEAYFGYANLEGADLRGTQLTGANFKYANVQGANLCGVDLSGVQITMEQVALTKTNWRTIMPNGKRGLW, encoded by the coding sequence ATGAGCTACTGCGTAAATCCCTCTTGCCCTCATCCTAAAAATCCCAACGACATCCAAGTATGCCAGGCCTGTGGTGGGAAGTTACGGCTGAATGGACGTTACCAAGTCTTGGGGCTGTTGGGAAAAGGGGGGTTTGGCGCGACCTTTGCCGCGGCCGATGTGGGACTGCCCGGTACCCCCATCTGTGTGGTCAAGCAATTACGTCCCGCCACGGATGATCCGAATATTTTCCGTATGGCCAAGGAACTCTTTGAGCGAGAAGCCCAGACCCTCGGCAAGGTGGGCGACCATCCTCAAGTGCCTCGCCTCCTCGACTACTTTGAAGAAGACCAGCAATTCTATCTCGTTCAAGAGTACGTTAAAGGTCATAACCTCCACCAAGAAGTCAAAAAAAATGGCCCCTTCACCGAAGGGAGTGTGAAACAGTTTTTGAGTGAACTAATGCCTGTTCTTAGCTACATTCACTCCCAGAAAGTCATCCACCGCGATATTAAGCCGGCCAACCTCATTCGACGCCAAACCGATCAAAAGTTGGTCTTGATTGACTTTGGTGCGGTTAAAAATGAAGTCAATACTATCTTGGCCGCTAACACCTCGGCTCAAACGGCCCTGACGGCTTTTGCGGTGGGGACGGCGGGGTTTGCTCCCCCAGAACAAATGGCCATGCGTCCAGTCTATGCCAGTGATATCTATGCCGTAGGCGTGACCTGTATTTACCTCCTCACCGGCCGGACGCCCAAGGACATTGAATGCAATCATCAAACCGGGGAGATGGACTGGGAACGCTACGTGACCGTCGGCGAATCCTTTGCGAAGGTACTTAAAAATATGCTGGAGTTATCAGTTCGTCATCGCTACAAAACTGCCCAACAGGTACTCGATGCCCTCAATATTCCAGCCTACGATGACGGCATGATGCAGGGGATGATTACGACGGGTTTTTTCAATCCCTCTAAGACAACGCAAGACCGGGATGAAACAGACCGGGCGGCGGCGGATCCCTCTACCGCCATGAATACAAGCTTCCGTCCCCCAGGTTCGGCCCTGAGCGGCATGAGTACCGGTATCAAAACCCGCACCCGTACGGGTGGACATCCTTCTCCTCCAACCCAATTTAACTTACCTCCCAGGACACCTGAGCGCCCAATGGCACCTAGGGCCGGTGGACTCAATGTTGGCGAAAACGTCAATGTTTCCATTAAACCGAATGCTCCCAAGGGTCATTCCAGTAAACGAGATCGTCGTGGGCAGGATCCAACAGCGAAAAAAGAGCCCGTTACCTGGAATAGCAAGGGGGTCTTGGGGGCCTACGAAAAAGGCCAGCGGGATTTTTCGGATCAAGACCTACGGGGCATCAGTTTACCCCGGGCCTTTTTACCGGGTCTCAACTGCTACGGCTCTGACCTAACCGGGGCTAACTTGAGCAATGCAAATCTCACCAATACTAATTTCGGCAAGGCAGTGTTGCAAAATGCCAATTTTCGGGATGCGGATCTGAGCGAAGCCTACTTTGGCTACGCCAATCTGGAGGGCGCAGACCTCCGGGGAACCCAGCTCACGGGGGCCAATTTTAAGTATGCCAACGTGCAGGGGGCCAACCTCTGCGGCGTCGATCTCAGTGGTGTCCAAATCACGATGGAGCAGGTTGCCCTAACCAAGACTAACTGGCGGACGATCATGCCCAACGGCAAGCGGGGATTATGGTAA